The DNA window GGGCTTGGCGGCGGCTGAAaaggtttgggggggtttggggggggtttaGGGGGGTccgcccccagcccagcccccccCACGGGGAGGAGCCGAGGGGTCGCTGGCAATGTGCCCCCCCCCCGGCTCCCCCAGTGCGTTTCTGGGGGTCGCTTCTGCCCCACGGAGGAGCCACATTCTCCCACGGGTGTCCCCCAAATCCTCCGGGGACCCCCGGGCTGAGCCAGCGCCGCTCGCGGGccccccccggtgtcccccggtTCCCCCGGGACGCTGCTCCGAGGGACCCCCCGAGTCTACCCGGGCTCCCCCAAACTCCTCCGGGATGAGCCGGGGCCGCTTTCGGCCCGAAaggccccgggaccccccggccCCCCCTGACGCCCCCCGGGTCCCCCCGCGCCGGGGCGCCCCCGCCGTGGCCCCGCCCCCAACCCCGTGACCACGCCCACGTCACCGCCCATCACCGTGGCCACGCCCCCTTTAAGCTCCGCCCCCACTCAGACCCCGCCCCTTCGGCCGCTCCCGTGACGTCACTTCAGGCGCGCgcccaagatggcggcgcccTTGCGGCGGGCGCTGCTGGCGCTGGGCCCGGCCCGCTCccggctcccgccgccgctcccgccgccggcGCGGCCCTACCGGGCAGCTCCGCTGCGCCGCCGCCCAGGCCCGGCCCCGGGAGACCCCGAGGACCTGCGTGCAGCCGCGCGGCGCTTCGGGCGGCTCGGGGAGGCGTCGGGGGTGGCGGTGTGGCGGCTCTGGCCGAGCCCGGAGCAGCTGCGGGAGGCGGAGGCGGAGGAGCGCGAGTGGGACCCGCCGCTCCGCGATGTGGAGGCCGTGCTGGATCAGCGGGAGCGGGAGGAGGCGCGGCGGAGGAAGGAGAGGTGcggctgggagcagcactgggcGGGGGGGACCGTTGAGTCTGGCGAGGACCGACTGGGGTTACCGGGAGAACCGGGGGGGGCGGCGGTGGCTTCACGTGGGGATGTCCCCAATTGTCCCCCCCCGCCggctgtgtccccagggaggagctggTGTCGCGCAGCCTGGCGGCGATGCCAGCCCGGGTGGCCGCGTGGCGCCGGGACCGGGAGGCGGCTCGGGAGCGGGCGCGGGCGGACGCGGCGCGGCGGCAGCGGCTCCTGGCCgaggcggggctggggggcctCCCGCGGCCCGGGACCCCCGCCCGGGCCTCGGCCcgagcccaggagctgctggacgACCTggagcggcagcagcggcgggaggagaagcggcggcggcggcaggagcGGGAGGAGGCGGCTCGGAGCGCCTTGGCGGAGGCGGAGGTGGCTGCGGCCGCACGGCCGCTCCCCGGGGCGCCCCCGGAGAGCAACGAGAGCCCCCCCAAAAGCACCGGGGCGACCTCCTGACCCCCGCTTTGTCCGGAGATCACTGGAGCTGTCCTCCGAGctcccccaaaactgctgcagccccccagaATCACCGGACCctcctcctgagcctcctctcGAGGAAATGAGAATCCCCGACACCCCCAGAATGGGTTTAAAACTCTGCATTTAATCTCTTTGCCGCCAGTTTTGGTTGTTCCGCGGCGCCGccccccccaccctcccttCCCCGGGGCCTGACAGGGAGGTGGGGTCggttttttggggaggggggggccAGGAGAAAGCGGGTGCTGAgacccccctccctcccccagagcagggggaggctccccctgctcccgggatggggaggggcagggctgggggggggtccccatCCCCCCCGAGGCTCCGGcgacggggggggggggcggaggGCCCGGATTGCATCCCTACCCCCCCACAAGAGCGTGGGGACCCCCCTGGAGGCAGAAGGAGCCCCCCCCCCAGGGTGGGGGGGAGGGCCGGGGGTCCCTCAGTCGTCATCGAAGTTCTGGCTGAGCAGGAAATTGGCCGCCAGGTTCTCGTTCTTCTCGCAGGCGAAGTAGGCCTGGATCACCAGGCTCTCGGGAAAGCCCAGCGCCTTCAGCTGCGTGCGGGGGGTTACAGCGGGGCCGCGGAACCCTGGGCCCCATAGCGGCACCTCCTGACCCCGGTAACCCTGACCCCATTAACCCTGACCCCATACCCCTGTGCCCACATAGCAGCACCTCCTGACCCCGGTAACCCTGACCCCATAACCCTGCACCCCCATAGCGGCACCTCCTGACCCCGGTAACCCTGACCCCATAACCCTGCACCCCCATAGCGGCACCTCCTGACCCCGGTAACCCTGACCCCATAACCCTGACCCCATACCCCTGTGCCCACATAGCAGCACCTCCTGACCCCGGTAACCCTGACCCCATACCCCTGCACCCCCATAGCGGCACCTCCTGACCCCGGTAACCCTGACCCCATAACCCCGACCCCATAACCCTGGGCCCCATAGCGGCACCTCCTGACCCCGGTAACCCTGACCCCATAACCCTGACCCCATAACCCTGCACCCCCATAGCGGCACCTCCTGACCCCGGTAACCCTGACCCCATTAACCCTGACCCCATACCCCTGTGCCCACATAGCAGCACCTCCTGACCCCGGTAACCCTGACCCCATAACCCTGACCCCATACCCCTGTGCCCACATAGCAGCACCTCCTGACCCCGGTAACCCTGACCCCATAACCCTGACCCCATAACCCTGCACCCCCATAGCGGCACCTCCTGACCCCAGTAACCCTGACCCCATAACCCTGCACCCCCATAGCGGCACCTCCTGACCCCGGTAACCCTGACCCCATAACCCTGCACCCCCATAGCGGCACCTCCTGACCCCGGTAACCCTGACCCCATAACCCTGACCCCATAACCCTGGGCCCCATAGCGGCACCTCCTGACCCCAGTAACCCTGACCCCATTAACCCTGCACCCCCATAGTGGCACCTCCTGACCCCGGTAACCCTGACCCCATAACCCTGACCCCATAACCCTGGGCCCCATAGTGGCATCTCCTGACCCCCATAACCCTGACCCCATAACCCTGCACCCCCATAGTGGCATCTCCTGACCCCATTAACCCCAGGCCCCACTGATGGCACCTCCTGACCCCCTTATTCTGAGCCCTAAAAGCCGTATTTCCCATTCCCCGTTCCCTCAAAACATCATTTCCCATCGCTGCTAACCCTGCACCCTAATAAcgccccctcccagccctgttaGCCGTGGCCCCATTATTCCACGCCCTAAAACCCTTATTTCCCATTACTCTGAGCCCTACAAACATCATTTCCCACCAGAATTAGCTCTGAACCCCAATACCAGCCCCCCACCCGCGCTTGCTCTGGGCCCTGCTGCTCACCCTGCCCGCCCACGTTAATTTTGGGtgcaaaaagctgcattttcccCTCAGGGTGGCTCAGAACCCTGCTGAGAGCCCGTCCCGCCCCGCTCACCCTCTCTATGGCTTCTTTCTCCTGCGGGGTCACCTGGATGTAGTTCATCTGGGGGGACTCGTCCCCGATGGCTCCCACCTCCCCCTCCAGCTCGCCCAGCTCGCCCAGCGGCTCGTTCAGCATCTGAATGAACTGCTCCTGGTGCTGGCTGATTTGCTGGGCAGGGGGGAAGCGGGGGGGAATCAGCCCGGGCGGGGGTCCCGGGTGGGTTCAGGGGGTGTCGGGGTGGGCTCAGGGGGTGTCGGGGTGGGGTCAGGAGGTGTCAGGGTGGGCTCGGGGGGTGTCACGGGGTGGGGCCAGGGGGTCCCGGGTGGGCTCAGGGGGTCCCGGGTGGGCTCAGGGGGGTGTCAGGGTTGGCTCAGGGGGTCCCAGGTGGGCTCGGGGGGTGTCAGGGTGGGGTCAAGGGGTCCCAAGTGGGTTCAGGGGGTGTCAGGGTGGGTTCAGGGGGTGTCAGGGTGGGCTCAGGGGTGTCACAGGGTGTCGGGGTGGGGTCAGGGGGTCCCAGGTGGGCTCAGGGGGTGTCAGGGTTGGCTCAGGGGGTCCCAGGTGGGCTCGGGGGGTGTCAGGGTGGGGTCAAGGGGTCCCAAGTGGGCTCAGGGGGTCCCAGGTGGGCTCAGGGGGGtacctggagcagctgggggttctcctggcccagctgctgcagcagcgcCGGGAGCAGCGCGGGGTTCTGCTGGATCACCTGCCGCATGTTCTGGAACTGCGGCTGCTCCCGCAGGAATTCCAGCGGGTTCTCACCTGAGGGAGGGGCGTGGCCAAACCGTGAGGCCACGTCCACAAATGGGTGTGGTTAAGCCACACCCATCACCCCCCCAAGCCATAGCTTGGACTTGCTCCACCCTCACAGGCCACACCCGCAAATGGGCGTGGCTTACCCCAGATCATGCCCCCAACAATGATCAAGGCAGTTCCAGAGTGTTCGGCCCCACCCACAAAGGGGCGGAGCCTCGCAGGGTGTGGCCGTTGTGCCCCACCCCACCACGCCCACTGACCTTCGGGCGGGGGCTGCTCCGGGGGACGAGACTCCTGCACGGGCGGGCGCTCGGGGCTGCCGGGGATGCCCTGGGGGGGGGCCAGGGGGGTCAGGGgcacccccaggacccccccagacCCTTCTCCAAACtcctccatcccaaatcccgcCTCAAACccaccccaggacccccccagacccctctcCCCGCTCAACACCACGgaactgctgctcctctccaaactcctccatcccaaatcccccctcaAACCCACCCAGGAccctcccagagcccccagcccagacccctcttccccctgaggacccccaggacccccccccacATTAAGCAGATACCTGATACTGCAAGAGGGATTAATGCAGTTGGGGCTCCCCGCTGACCGcccaccccaaacacccccagaaccccccctgagcccctccccaggaccctccttgccccctgagcccccccctCACCGTCAGCAGGTACTCCACGGCGCGGTGGGGGTTGTTGTAGCTGGCCCTCAGCGCGGCCACCACGCGCTCCCGCTCGTAGCCCATGGACACGATCTCGGACAGCATCGTCTCGTACTCCGAGCCCGTCACTGCGGGACCCCTCCCCGTCAGCTGCGAGGGACCCCCAGCATCCCCCGGCCCCGAGACACCCCCTCCCCCAACCCTGAAACCGCCTCCCCCTCCCATTTACAGTCgctgtgtccccgtgtccgtgCTGGGATGgcacccccaggacccccctcAGCTCGAGGAATCCATTTCCAgtcactgccagggctgggaaggcatccccaggaccccccccaaCTCCAGGGATCCATTTCCAGTCACTGCCAGGGCTGAGATGgcacccccaggacccccccaacTCCAGAGATCCATTTCCACTCACTACCACGgctgggaagggacccccaAAGACCACCCAGCCCCAAGaccctccttttcccccactTCAGCAAGTAGGAGACCCCAAACACCCCCCCTTTTGCACCACAGTGAGTCCCCCAAACCTCAACCCCATCTCCACCCCTGGGAACCCCCAAGCCCCCTCCCAAGACCCCCCCAGGGACGCACCGAGGGTGGAGGCGGCGTCGGCCGAGCGCCCGGAGCTGCCCGGGGGGGGAACGGAGCTGCGGATCCACGGGAGAGACAATCCAAGGGGAGCCCCAGCAACCCCAAAAgcccctgtgacccccccagGACTCCCTGTGacctccccaaaatccctgtgACCCCCCCAGGACCTCCTGcgacccccccaggaccccctgtgacccccccaaaccccctgtgacctccccaaaccccctgtgACCCCGTCCCAGAACTCTCTGGTCCCCCCTGAAATCTGAAGCAAAGACCCCCTCCCCAtgttttccccccaccccctaATTCAAGCCCAGACCCCCCcattccccccccccaaaaaactgccctgctccccaaaaCCAGATGAAATGACCCCCCCACCCCTCAATCCCCCCCAACCCCCTCCTGTGACCCCCAAATGGGGTGAGACCACCCCCCAAACAGCTCCCTGACCCCGCCCTTACCCAGCCGCGGGCTCAGCCAGGGCGAGGGCGGGGGGGTCCTGGGCCGGGGGCTCCTCGCTGGGGGCGGCCGGAGGGGGAGGGGCAGCGTCGGCAGCCGgggggggccccgggggggctgcggggggctCCGAGGGGGCTCCGGCCTCGGGGGCCGCCGAGCCCAACGCCGACTTGgcctggggagggggcggcagggggggttggggatcctctgggacccccacccccactctgggggagccccaaaaccacTCGAGACCCCcaatttccccccccccccagtgccGTGGGACTCTCCGAGGACCCCCAAACACCCTCCCAAAGACCCCTCAGAGCCACCCCGAAATTCTTGAGACCCTCGAAATCAcccccagacccttcccagcctcccccaCACCCACCCTAAATCCACCCCCAGTCCCTCAAAgcctccagctctccctggggaccccaaaatccctcccaaGCACCCTTCGAGGTTCCCCTAAATGATCCCAAAACCATTCAGATCCTCAGGAGACCCCCCCCAAACTCTCCTGGAGACCCCTGGGGGCTCCCTCGAGATCTCTGgagagccccaaaatccccgtCCGGGGGTTTCACCTTGGTCACCATGACCACCACGAAGTTCTTCTCGTCAATCCGGTACTCCCGGATCGGGACGTCGTCGCTCAGGATCTTCCCGGCGTAGATAAGCTTCTGGCCCGCCACGGGAAAGGCATCGCTGCCCTTCTCGGCCTCAATCTTCTCCTTCAGTGCCCGCACCTGCGGCCGGGATGGGCTCagaccaccccaaaaccccccccgCGACCCCAGGGGCTCCCCCCAAAGTAGGGGAGTTCAGCTGGAGCGAAGGGAGGGACAAACCCCAAATGCTGCTGAAAGATTTTCCTAAATAACCCCCCCAAGTCATCCCCCAGACCCTCGCAGgggcctgagctgctgccaaaggCGGGAGGGGTCCGGGGGGacctcacagggaacaataaTGGGGATCCCCCCCCCCTCAATGACGCCCCTCGGTTTTGCCCCCTCACAGAAGCACCCGGAGCTCCGCTGAGAGAGTCCCCCCCCAAAATGAGGGGTGGGGGGATGCGGAGCCCCCCGAGTGACGCCACTCGCTTCCCCCCCACCTATGGGGGACACGAAAATCTCTTTGGTTTACCTGAAAAAACAGCGGAAAGCCCCCAAAAAAAGGGGGGCTGAGCCCCGGTGACATCTACGGCTtcatccccctccccccaaaccGGGCCCGGGGGCACACGGAGCCCCCTCAGGTGACGCCCCTCGGTTGCCCTCCCCTCAAACTGGGGGTCAGGGGGACACGGCGACCCCGCCCCCTCCTCACCCAGCTCCATCCCGGCCCTGGGGAGCCCCGCGAGGGTCCAGACCCCCCCTCCCTTAGGCAGGCACGGGgtgagggggtggggggggcgaGGTCCAGGCCCATCctcagcccggccccgcccgcgccccccgcggGGGCTCCGCCGCGGCCTCACCGTCTCGTGCGGCTCCATGCGGATCTTGAAGGTTTGCTGCTGCAGCGTCTTCAGCGTCACGGTCACCGCCATGGCGGGACGGGgacggggcggcggcggctcctcccGGCGGCCCCACAACATGCAACTCACGCCGCCGCCATCTTAGGCGGCCCCGCCGCTTCCGCCGCGGCGCCGGAAGTGCGTCACGGCGCCCGCGCGCGCCTCGCTCCCGCCTCCCCTCCCGCAGCTCCGCTCTCGTCACGTGACACAGGAACGGCGCGCGCGCGGGGGAGGGCGCTCCCTCGTCACGTGAcgctggaaaaaaggagaagataCGGCGGCTCGCTGGGGTCACGTGACGCGGGAAACCCGCGCGCGGGCCGGCCGCGGTCACGTGACACGCGGCGGCGGCACAAAATGGCGGCGGGCGCAACATGGCGCGGGCGAGGGACGAGGaataaagaggagaaaggagcggcggcggcgccgggacAATCGTTAATTTAATAGAAACCGGATCGCGACACCCCCGTACAGTCCCGTGCGACACCGCCGGtgctcccccacccccccaacacacacacaccgcACCCTCCCCACCCCCGGCGCTGGTCCTGAGTCCTCGCCCCGCGGGGCGCCCGGTGCCGGTTCGGTCCCGGCCGTGCCGGTTCGGTGCCGGCGCGGTCGCGGCTCCCATAGAAAAGAGTCCAGGTCTCACAGAGACAGAACGGTCCCGCCGCGGGGCCCTCAGAGCTCGTCCCGCGGGGCCGCCTCCGCCTCCTCGGGCTCGGCCTCGggctcctcctcatcctcctcctcctcgtccccATCGCCCTCATCgtccccttcctcttctttctgctgcttctcctcctcctcctgcttcttccGCTGCTCCTcgtcctgctgctccttcatCTTCCTCTCTGCATCCTgcggggggggtggggaggtcACCGGAGCGGTCACCGGAGCGGTCACCAGGGGTCTCACCGGGGGGGTCTCGTCCCCTCCCTTACCTTGGTGGCCCCCCAGGTCTCGTTGCCGATCTCCTCCGCCAGCTTCTCATCATCCGTGATCAGGAAATTGTCAAAGATGGTGCCTGACTTCACctgtgggggggagggggaggttATGGGGGTCCTGCAGGTCCCAGGGATCCCCCCCCGAGACCCTCCCCCC is part of the Corvus moneduloides isolate bCorMon1 chromosome 32, bCorMon1.pri, whole genome shotgun sequence genome and encodes:
- the GADD45GIP1 gene encoding LOW QUALITY PROTEIN: growth arrest and DNA damage-inducible proteins-interacting protein 1 (The sequence of the model RefSeq protein was modified relative to this genomic sequence to represent the inferred CDS: inserted 1 base in 1 codon), which codes for MAAPLRRALLALGPARSRLPPPLPPPARPYRAAPLRRRPGPAPGDPEDLRAAARRFGRLGEASGVAVWRLWPSPEQLREAEAEEREWDPPLRDVEAVLDQREREEARRRKEREELVSRSLAAMPARVAAWRRDREAARERARADAARRQRLLAEAGLGGLPRPGTPARASARAQELLDDLERQQRREEKRRRRQEREEAARSALAEAEVAAAARPLPGAPPESNESPPKXHRGDLLTPALSGDHWSCPPSSPKTAAAPQNHRTLLLSLLSRK
- the RAD23A gene encoding UV excision repair protein RAD23 homolog A: MLWGRREEPPPPRPRPAMAVTVTLKTLQQQTFKIRMEPHETVRALKEKIEAEKGSDAFPVAGQKLIYAGKILSDDVPIREYRIDEKNFVVVMVTKAKSALGSAAPEAGAPSEPPAAPPGPPPAADAAPPPPAAPSEEPPAQDPPALALAEPAAGSVPPPGSSGRSADAASTLVTGSEYETMLSEIVSMGYERERVVAALRASYNNPHRAVEYLLTGIPGSPERPPVQESRPPEQPPPEGENPLEFLREQPQFQNMRQVIQQNPALLPALLQQLGQENPQLLQQISQHQEQFIQMLNEPLGELGELEGEVGAIGDESPQMNYIQVTPQEKEAIERLKALGFPESLVIQAYFACEKNENLAANFLLSQNFDDD